Proteins found in one Massilia sp. H6 genomic segment:
- a CDS encoding ZIP family metal transporter yields MPDLSFDPILSSILLATVIAGAVSITGAAIFSFTLLSKVVERMVSLSVGIMLATSLLHALPEAFESGADPRSLFATLLGGLLAFFVLEKLAILRHSHHHEGDGHHHAHGHDAHQAGKSGWMILLGDSMHNFTDGILIAAAFLANPELGILTALAIVAHEIPQEIGDFIVLLNAGFSRTRAYVFNLLSSVMAVLGGLLGYFTLDQASGLIPYVLVFASSGFIYIAVSDLMPQMQRRATVRESVPQLVLIALGVAIVLALNHAY; encoded by the coding sequence ATGCCCGACCTGTCTTTCGACCCGATACTTAGTTCCATCCTGCTGGCGACCGTGATCGCCGGCGCCGTCAGCATCACGGGCGCTGCCATCTTCTCGTTCACGCTGCTGTCAAAAGTGGTGGAGCGCATGGTCAGCCTGTCGGTCGGCATCATGCTCGCCACTTCGCTGCTGCACGCGCTGCCCGAAGCCTTCGAATCCGGTGCCGACCCGCGCAGCCTGTTCGCTACGCTGCTCGGCGGCCTACTGGCCTTTTTCGTGCTCGAGAAGCTGGCCATCCTGCGCCACTCGCACCACCACGAAGGCGACGGCCATCACCATGCGCACGGCCACGACGCGCACCAGGCGGGCAAGTCGGGCTGGATGATCCTGCTTGGCGACTCCATGCACAACTTCACCGACGGCATCCTGATCGCCGCCGCCTTTTTGGCCAACCCGGAGCTGGGCATCCTTACCGCGCTGGCCATCGTCGCGCACGAGATCCCGCAGGAGATCGGCGACTTCATCGTGCTGCTCAATGCCGGCTTCTCGCGCACGCGCGCCTATGTCTTCAACCTGCTCAGCAGCGTGATGGCGGTGCTCGGCGGCCTGCTCGGCTATTTCACGCTCGACCAGGCCAGCGGCCTGATTCCCTACGTGCTGGTGTTCGCCTCGTCGGGCTTCATCTATATTGCGGTGAGCGACCTGATGCCCCAGATGCAGCGCCGCGCCACCGTCAGGGAGTCGGTTCCGCAATTGGTGCTGATCGCCCTCGGCGTGGCCATCGTGCTGGCCTTGAACCACGCCTATTGA
- the polA gene encoding DNA polymerase I, producing the protein MENTLLLVDGSSYLYRAFHALPDLRSPDGFPTGAMHGMVNMLRRLRADFPAAYIACVFDAKGKTFRDDLYPEYKATRASMPEDLGRQIEPIHEVVRHMGWPILMVDGVEADDVIGTLAVQASARGMKTVISTGDKDLAQLVNDKVMLINTMSNEKLDEAGVIAKFGVPPNRIIDYLTLVGDTVDNVPGVSKCGPKTAVKWLSLHGSLDGVLENAHAIGGAVGENLRAALEWLPKGRELITVKTDCDLVSHVISFEETLVGRPENADALREFFQRYGFKTMLRDLGGAARADGAVAPARGAGPGGAALNSPEGASGTAATLPGLAIVKGEYETVLTIEALDKWLALVGAAELTSVDTETTSLDPLTAEMVGISLSVEAGKGAYIPLAHRYAGVPEQLGREHVLERMRPWLENPAKPKLGQNLKYDMHIFENHGIKLKGIVHDTLLQSYVFESHKPHDMDTMAMRHLGYTTIPFADVCGKGVNMICFDQVELGRATEYAAEDSDITLRLHGAMLGHVEADQGLAYIYRNIEMPTMEVLQKIERNGVLIDAALLQVQSAELGARIMELEQQAYELAGGPFNLGSPKQIGEIFFGKLGLPVVKKTATGAPSTDEEVLQKLAEDYPLPKILLEYRGMSKLKSTYTDKLPKMVNARTGRVHTNYAQAVAITGRLSSNEPNLQNIPVRTAEGRRIREAFIAPPGSRIVSADYSQIELRIMAHISGDPAMLKAFADGEDIHKATAAEIFGINPSEVQSEQRRYAKVINFGLIYGMSAFGLAQNLGIERAAAASYIDRYFARFAGVKQYMDETRLQAKARGYVETVFGRRLWLPEINSPNGPRRAGAERAAINAPMQGTAADLIKLAMIAVQGWLEADGLATRMIMQVHDELVLEVPESELELVRVKLPELMAKVATLKVPLLAETGVGPNWEQAH; encoded by the coding sequence ATGGAAAATACCCTGCTGCTTGTTGACGGTTCCAGTTATCTCTACCGTGCCTTCCACGCGCTGCCCGACCTGCGTAGCCCGGACGGATTCCCGACCGGCGCCATGCACGGCATGGTCAACATGCTGCGGCGCCTGCGTGCAGATTTTCCAGCGGCATATATCGCCTGTGTGTTCGATGCCAAGGGCAAGACTTTCCGTGACGACCTTTACCCAGAGTACAAGGCGACGCGCGCCTCGATGCCGGAAGACCTGGGCCGGCAAATCGAGCCGATCCACGAAGTCGTGCGCCACATGGGCTGGCCGATCTTGATGGTCGACGGCGTCGAGGCCGACGATGTGATCGGCACGCTGGCAGTGCAGGCAAGCGCGCGCGGCATGAAGACCGTGATCTCCACCGGCGACAAGGATCTGGCGCAGCTGGTTAACGACAAGGTCATGCTGATCAATACGATGAGCAACGAAAAGCTCGACGAAGCCGGCGTGATCGCCAAGTTCGGCGTGCCGCCGAACCGCATCATCGACTACCTGACCCTGGTTGGCGACACGGTCGACAACGTGCCTGGCGTGAGCAAATGCGGCCCGAAAACCGCGGTCAAGTGGCTGTCCCTGCACGGCTCGCTCGACGGCGTGCTGGAAAACGCCCATGCCATCGGCGGCGCGGTCGGCGAGAACCTGCGCGCCGCGCTCGAGTGGCTGCCGAAGGGCCGCGAGCTGATCACCGTGAAAACCGACTGCGACCTGGTGAGCCACGTGATCTCGTTCGAAGAGACCCTGGTGGGCCGCCCCGAAAATGCCGATGCCCTGCGCGAGTTCTTCCAGCGCTACGGTTTCAAGACCATGCTGCGCGACCTGGGCGGTGCCGCACGCGCCGATGGCGCCGTGGCGCCGGCCCGTGGCGCCGGCCCCGGCGGCGCCGCGCTCAACTCGCCCGAAGGTGCGTCCGGTACTGCCGCAACGCTGCCAGGCCTGGCGATCGTCAAGGGCGAGTACGAAACCGTGCTCACCATTGAAGCGCTCGACAAATGGCTGGCGCTGGTCGGTGCCGCCGAACTCACTTCGGTCGATACCGAAACCACCTCGCTCGACCCGCTCACCGCCGAGATGGTCGGCATTTCGCTGTCGGTAGAGGCCGGCAAGGGCGCCTATATTCCGCTGGCACACCGCTATGCCGGCGTGCCCGAGCAGCTCGGGCGCGAGCACGTGCTCGAGCGCATGCGCCCCTGGCTCGAAAACCCGGCCAAGCCCAAGCTCGGGCAGAATCTGAAGTACGACATGCACATCTTCGAAAACCATGGGATCAAGCTCAAGGGTATCGTGCATGACACGCTGCTGCAGTCGTATGTCTTCGAGTCGCACAAGCCGCACGACATGGACACCATGGCGATGCGCCACCTCGGCTACACCACGATTCCTTTTGCGGATGTATGCGGCAAAGGCGTCAACATGATCTGCTTCGACCAGGTCGAACTCGGACGCGCCACCGAATACGCCGCCGAGGATTCCGACATCACGCTGCGGCTGCACGGGGCGATGCTGGGCCATGTCGAAGCCGACCAGGGCCTGGCTTATATCTACCGCAATATCGAGATGCCGACCATGGAAGTGCTGCAGAAGATCGAGCGCAACGGCGTGCTGATCGACGCGGCACTGCTGCAGGTGCAGTCGGCAGAGCTGGGTGCGCGCATCATGGAACTCGAGCAGCAGGCCTACGAGCTGGCCGGCGGCCCGTTCAACCTCGGTTCGCCCAAGCAGATCGGCGAAATTTTCTTCGGCAAGCTTGGCCTGCCGGTGGTCAAGAAGACCGCCACCGGCGCGCCATCCACCGACGAAGAAGTGCTGCAGAAGCTGGCCGAGGATTATCCGCTGCCAAAGATCCTGCTCGAATACCGCGGCATGTCCAAGCTCAAGTCGACCTATACCGACAAGCTGCCAAAAATGGTCAATGCCAGGACCGGCCGCGTGCATACCAATTATGCGCAGGCCGTGGCGATCACCGGGCGCCTGTCCTCGAACGAGCCGAACCTGCAGAACATCCCGGTGCGCACCGCTGAGGGGCGCCGCATCCGCGAAGCCTTCATCGCGCCGCCCGGCAGCCGGATCGTCTCGGCCGACTATTCGCAAATCGAGCTGCGCATCATGGCGCATATCTCGGGTGACCCGGCCATGCTGAAAGCCTTTGCCGATGGCGAAGACATCCACAAGGCCACCGCCGCCGAGATCTTCGGTATCAACCCAAGCGAGGTGCAGAGCGAGCAGCGCCGCTACGCCAAGGTGATCAACTTCGGCCTGATCTATGGCATGAGCGCCTTCGGCCTGGCCCAGAACCTTGGCATCGAGCGCGCCGCCGCGGCCAGCTACATCGACCGCTATTTCGCCCGCTTCGCCGGCGTCAAGCAGTACATGGACGAGACCCGGCTGCAGGCCAAGGCGCGCGGCTACGTGGAGACCGTGTTCGGCCGCCGCCTGTGGCTGCCCGAGATTAACTCTCCCAACGGCCCGCGCCGCGCCGGCGCCGAACGCGCGGCGATCAATGCGCCGATGCAGGGCACTGCGGCCGACCTGATCAAGCTGGCCATGATCGCGGTGCAGGGCTGGCTCGAGGCCGATGGACTGGCCACCCGCATGATCATGCAGGTGCACGACGAACTGGTGCTCGAGGTGCCTGAAAGCGAACTGGAACTGGTGCGGGTAAAGCTGCCGGAGCTGATGGCGAAGGTGGCGACCCTGAAGGTGCCGCTGCTGGCCGAGACCGGAGTGGGGCCGAACTGGGAGCAGGCGCACTAG
- a CDS encoding dienelactone hydrolase family protein codes for MKDLISDAESLVPASAFGDGVDRRVFLKAALGSGFAVAALPVVAQTQIQTSTEGLDAADHIIVINGQDVPVYRAQPKDRSKLPVVLVISEIFGVHEHIKDVARRLARAGYMAVAPDLFVRQGDAAKAPDVATLIKEIVARTPDAQVMSDLDTVVAWARQRGGNTDKLGITGFCWGGRITWLYAAHNPNVKAGVAWYGRLVGEANALQTRHPIDIAQALKVPVLGLYGAKDGGIPLESVERMRQALDTGNSKSMIHVYPNSGHAFHADYRPSFNAIDAQDGWAKALNWFARHGVA; via the coding sequence ATGAAAGATCTCATCAGCGATGCCGAAAGCCTGGTGCCTGCCAGCGCGTTCGGCGACGGCGTCGACCGCCGCGTCTTTTTAAAGGCTGCCCTGGGCAGCGGCTTTGCCGTGGCCGCGCTGCCGGTGGTGGCCCAGACCCAGATCCAGACCTCGACCGAGGGCCTGGACGCGGCCGATCACATCATCGTGATCAATGGCCAGGACGTGCCAGTCTATCGCGCCCAGCCCAAGGACCGCAGCAAGCTGCCGGTGGTGCTGGTGATCTCCGAGATCTTCGGCGTGCACGAACACATCAAGGACGTGGCGCGCCGTTTGGCCAGGGCCGGCTACATGGCCGTCGCGCCGGACCTGTTCGTGCGCCAGGGCGACGCGGCCAAGGCGCCCGATGTCGCTACCCTGATCAAGGAGATCGTCGCCAGGACCCCGGACGCGCAGGTCATGTCCGACCTCGATACGGTCGTTGCCTGGGCCAGGCAGCGCGGCGGCAATACCGACAAGCTGGGCATCACCGGATTTTGCTGGGGCGGCCGCATCACCTGGCTGTATGCGGCGCACAATCCGAACGTCAAGGCCGGCGTGGCCTGGTATGGCCGCCTGGTGGGCGAGGCCAACGCGCTCCAGACCCGGCACCCGATCGACATCGCCCAGGCGCTGAAGGTGCCGGTGCTCGGCCTGTACGGTGCCAAGGACGGCGGCATCCCGCTGGAATCGGTCGAGCGCATGCGCCAGGCGCTCGATACCGGCAACAGCAAGTCGATGATCCATGTGTATCCGAATTCGGGCCATGCCTTCCATGCCGATTACCGTCCCAGCTTCAATGCCATTGACGCGCAGGACGGCTGGGCCAAGGCACTGAACTGGTTCGCCAGGCACGGCGTGGCCTGA